The Streptomyces sp. NBC_00162 genome window below encodes:
- a CDS encoding response regulator transcription factor, whose translation MPVTVLLVDDEPLVRAGLRAVLEAQPDIEVVGEAADGASVVPLVRQLRPDVVAMDVRMPLLDGIEATRAVLRSVDSPPKILVVTTFENDEYVYQALRAGADGFLLKRARPSEIVHAVRLVAEGETLLFPAAVRALAAEYGNRQARAALERAALTEREESVLRLMARGLTNVEIAGELIIGAETVKSHVSAILAKLGARDRTQAVITAYESGFVAPA comes from the coding sequence ATGCCGGTTACCGTACTGCTCGTCGACGACGAACCCCTGGTGCGCGCGGGTCTGCGCGCCGTCCTGGAAGCCCAGCCCGACATCGAAGTGGTGGGTGAGGCGGCCGACGGCGCCTCGGTCGTCCCGCTCGTACGGCAGCTGCGGCCCGACGTGGTGGCGATGGATGTGCGGATGCCGCTGCTCGACGGGATCGAGGCGACCCGGGCGGTCCTGCGGTCGGTGGACTCCCCGCCGAAGATCCTGGTGGTCACGACCTTCGAGAACGACGAGTACGTCTACCAGGCGCTGAGGGCCGGCGCGGACGGGTTCCTGCTCAAGCGGGCGCGCCCCTCGGAGATCGTGCACGCGGTACGGCTGGTGGCGGAGGGCGAGACCCTGCTCTTCCCGGCCGCGGTGCGGGCGCTGGCCGCGGAGTACGGCAACCGCCAGGCCCGGGCCGCGCTGGAGCGGGCGGCCCTGACCGAGCGGGAGGAATCGGTGCTGCGGCTCATGGCGCGGGGGCTGACCAACGTGGAGATCGCCGGCGAGTTGATCATCGGTGCGGAGACGGTGAAGTCACACGTCAGCGCGATCCTGGCGAAGCTGGGGGCGCGCGACCGGACCCAGGCGGTGATCACGGCGTACGAGTCGGGCTTCGTCGCCCCGGCCTGA
- a CDS encoding sensor histidine kinase: MYRLLRAPLRGVTYTRWLHLLVPVLIVAVWLFIEPAWPWMPALIVAPFGLLPWVRLAEGLQAQFLLTPHERGRHDGSISTVPSARWGDRWRTVAWLEIRLVLAGVAMMASVWLPVITVELVLTGAGQSLAGDDVILPIVPPRWLAILLVPVPVVLLLVVVVLLGEAVTAIAARLLGPSAAERLTALEARTEQLLERTRIARELHDSIGHALTVAVVQAGAARAAGNPEFTDRALCAIEETGRAALEDLERVLLVLRESAQPPSQRPTLADADRLLNSARASGSPVDAELSGPLEQLPGPVTREGYRILQEALTNVLRHCGPVPVRVRIEAAVGRLDLEVVNPLPDGPALMTGKGSGLRGMRERAALLGGEAETGPYEGNWRVRARLPLERIR; this comes from the coding sequence ATGTACCGATTGCTTCGTGCGCCCCTTCGCGGGGTCACGTACACCCGCTGGCTGCACCTGCTCGTCCCCGTACTCATCGTGGCCGTCTGGCTGTTCATAGAGCCGGCCTGGCCGTGGATGCCTGCCCTGATCGTCGCGCCGTTCGGGCTGCTTCCATGGGTGCGGCTGGCCGAGGGTTTGCAGGCCCAGTTCCTGCTGACCCCGCACGAGCGTGGCCGGCACGACGGGTCCATCAGCACTGTGCCGTCGGCCCGGTGGGGGGACCGCTGGCGGACCGTCGCGTGGCTGGAGATACGTCTCGTGCTCGCCGGCGTGGCGATGATGGCCTCCGTGTGGCTCCCGGTCATCACGGTGGAGCTCGTCCTCACCGGGGCGGGGCAGTCCCTTGCCGGGGATGACGTGATCCTGCCCATCGTCCCGCCCCGCTGGCTGGCCATCCTCCTCGTGCCGGTACCGGTGGTCCTCCTGCTGGTCGTGGTGGTCCTGCTCGGTGAGGCCGTCACGGCCATCGCCGCCAGGCTGCTGGGGCCTTCGGCCGCCGAGCGGCTCACCGCGCTGGAGGCGCGTACCGAGCAGCTGCTGGAACGGACGCGGATCGCGAGGGAGTTGCACGACTCCATCGGGCACGCGCTCACCGTGGCGGTCGTCCAGGCGGGCGCCGCCCGAGCCGCGGGCAACCCGGAGTTCACCGACCGTGCCCTGTGCGCGATCGAGGAGACCGGCCGGGCCGCGCTGGAGGATCTGGAGCGGGTGCTGCTGGTCCTCAGGGAGTCCGCACAGCCCCCCTCGCAACGGCCCACCCTCGCCGACGCGGACCGGCTGTTGAACTCGGCGCGGGCCTCGGGTTCCCCGGTGGACGCCGAACTGTCGGGTCCGCTCGAGCAGTTGCCGGGTCCCGTGACCCGCGAGGGATACCGGATCCTTCAGGAGGCGCTGACCAATGTGCTGCGGCACTGCGGCCCGGTGCCGGTCCGGGTGCGCATCGAGGCGGCTGTGGGGCGACTGGATCTGGAGGTCGTCAATCCGCTGCCGGACGGTCCCGCGCTGATGACGGGCAAGGGCAGCGGACTGCGCGGTATGCGGGAGCGTGCCGCACTGCTGGGAGGGGAGGCCGAGACCGGGCCGTACGAGGGCAACTGGAGGGTGCGCGCCCGGCTTCCGCTGGAGCGAATACGCTGA
- a CDS encoding ABC transporter ATP-binding protein yields the protein MNTIEIRELTKEYGTHRAVDGLTFDVLPGRVTGFLGPNGAGKSTTMRLLLSLDRATSGTATIGGRRYPDFPDPLHRVGALLDAQAAHGGRTARDHLRFLAAAGGVPMRRVDEVLEQAGIASVAKRRIKSFSLGMRQRLGIAAALLGDPGVLLLDEPTNGLDPEGIIWIRELMRGLAAEGRTVLVSSHLMSETSALADHLVVLGNGRLLADTSMEEFIDARSTQRVRLRTSDPIRLRAALARDGFEMVTADDGRWTVEGIRAEQLGGLAAREGIPMLELSDERASLEQAYLDLTADHAQFTATR from the coding sequence ATGAACACGATCGAGATCCGAGAACTCACCAAGGAGTACGGCACCCACCGTGCGGTGGACGGCCTCACCTTCGACGTCCTGCCGGGGCGGGTCACCGGATTCCTGGGCCCCAACGGCGCCGGGAAGTCCACCACGATGCGCCTGCTGCTGAGCCTGGACCGGGCCACATCCGGCACGGCCACCATCGGCGGCCGGAGGTACCCGGACTTCCCGGACCCGCTGCACCGGGTCGGCGCGCTCCTGGACGCGCAGGCTGCGCACGGCGGGCGCACTGCCCGCGACCACCTCCGCTTTCTCGCCGCGGCCGGCGGTGTGCCGATGCGTAGGGTGGACGAGGTCCTGGAGCAGGCCGGGATAGCCTCCGTGGCCAAGCGGCGGATCAAGTCCTTCTCGCTCGGCATGCGCCAGCGACTCGGCATAGCCGCAGCGTTGTTGGGCGACCCCGGGGTGCTCCTGCTGGACGAGCCGACCAACGGCCTCGACCCCGAGGGCATCATCTGGATCCGTGAGCTGATGCGCGGTCTCGCCGCCGAAGGACGCACCGTCCTGGTCTCCAGCCACCTGATGTCGGAGACCTCGGCGCTCGCCGACCACCTGGTCGTGCTCGGCAATGGCAGGCTGCTGGCCGATACCTCGATGGAGGAGTTCATCGACGCCCGCAGTACCCAGCGGGTGCGCCTGCGCACGTCCGACCCGATCCGGCTGCGGGCAGCACTGGCCCGCGATGGCTTCGAGATGGTGACCGCGGACGACGGGCGTTGGACCGTCGAAGGCATACGGGCGGAACAGCTCGGCGGCCTGGCCGCCCGCGAAGGCATCCCCATGCTGGAACTCTCCGACGAGCGCGCCTCGCTGGAGCAGGCGTACCTCGATCTCACAGCCGATCACGCGCAGTTCACCGCAACCCGCTGA
- a CDS encoding ABC transporter permease subunit codes for MRAALPTVPALHSEWIKIRSLRGSFGALIAIFAATSGIQVLTAAAIGQAEAGSMGPDPLYAAYYGLVFGQIAAMTFGAGALSCEFQNGALRTSLAAVPNRTRFYLSKMAMVGGLALLIGQITALVTFLGGQAFMGPYALELGDPGTYRAIVGCGLYLALMALFAAGLAAVLRSGTAVLSLLIPFVLLVSFIVGEASGGVAQFLPDRAGQMVMHSQTQDGLGPWTGLGVMALWAAAAVFGGWLAVRRRDA; via the coding sequence ATGCGCGCCGCTCTGCCCACCGTCCCCGCCCTGCACTCGGAATGGATCAAGATACGATCCCTGCGCGGCAGCTTCGGGGCGCTGATAGCCATCTTCGCCGCCACCTCGGGCATCCAGGTCCTGACTGCCGCGGCGATCGGCCAGGCCGAAGCAGGCAGCATGGGACCGGACCCGCTCTACGCGGCCTACTACGGACTCGTCTTCGGACAGATCGCCGCCATGACCTTCGGCGCGGGCGCGCTGTCGTGCGAGTTCCAGAACGGCGCTCTGCGCACCTCGCTGGCCGCCGTGCCGAACCGCACCCGGTTCTACCTCTCGAAGATGGCGATGGTAGGCGGACTGGCCCTGCTCATCGGTCAGATCACCGCGCTGGTCACCTTCCTCGGCGGCCAGGCGTTCATGGGTCCCTACGCTCTCGAGCTCGGCGACCCGGGCACCTATCGCGCCATCGTCGGCTGCGGGCTCTACCTGGCGCTGATGGCCCTGTTCGCGGCCGGACTGGCCGCGGTGCTGCGGAGCGGAACGGCCGTGCTGAGCCTGCTCATACCCTTCGTCCTGCTGGTCTCGTTCATCGTCGGCGAGGCTTCGGGCGGCGTGGCCCAGTTCCTGCCGGACCGTGCCGGGCAGATGGTGATGCACTCGCAGACGCAGGACGGTCTCGGTCCCTGGACTGGCCTCGGCGTGATGGCGCTGTGGGCTGCGGCCGCGGTGTTCGGCGGCTGGCTGGCGGTGCGGCGCCGGGACGCGTGA
- the mug gene encoding G/U mismatch-specific DNA glycosylase: protein MTPDELNAARDRVLPDVVAGGLRVLFCGINPGLLSAATGHHFARPGNRFWPVLHLSGFTPRRLDPAEQEELLTYRLGITNVVARATARADELTAEEFREGGRILTAKVELLRPQWLAVVGVTAYRIAFGERKAQIGPQERTIGSTRVWALPNPSGLNAHWTAESMAQEYARLRAAAEAPEA from the coding sequence CTGACCCCCGACGAGCTGAACGCCGCCCGTGACCGCGTCCTCCCGGACGTGGTCGCGGGCGGTTTGCGCGTGCTCTTCTGTGGCATCAACCCCGGTCTCCTCTCCGCCGCGACGGGCCACCACTTCGCCCGCCCCGGCAATCGTTTCTGGCCCGTCCTGCACCTGTCCGGCTTCACTCCCCGCCGCCTGGACCCCGCGGAGCAGGAAGAACTGCTGACCTACCGCCTCGGCATCACCAACGTCGTGGCCCGCGCCACGGCCCGTGCCGACGAGCTCACCGCCGAGGAGTTCCGCGAGGGCGGCCGCATCCTGACGGCCAAGGTGGAACTGCTCCGCCCGCAATGGCTCGCCGTGGTCGGCGTCACCGCCTACCGCATCGCCTTCGGCGAGCGGAAGGCACAGATCGGCCCTCAGGAGCGGACCATCGGCTCCACCCGCGTCTGGGCCCTCCCCAACCCCAGCGGCCTCAACGCCCACTGGACCGCCGAGTCCATGGCCCAGGAATACGCCCGCCTCCGCGCGGCCGCCGAAGCCCCCGAAGCCTAG